One window from the genome of Halofilum ochraceum encodes:
- the acpP gene encoding acyl carrier protein has protein sequence MSSVEERVKKIVVEQLGVKEEEVTNAASFVDDLGADSLDTVELVMALEEEFECEIPDEEAEKITTVQQAIDYINNNLG, from the coding sequence ATGAGCAGTGTTGAAGAACGCGTCAAGAAGATCGTCGTCGAGCAACTCGGCGTCAAAGAAGAAGAAGTGACCAATGCCGCCTCGTTCGTCGATGATCTGGGCGCGGATTCGCTCGACACCGTCGAGCTGGTCATGGCACTCGAGGAAGAGTTCGAGTGCGAAATCCCGGACGAGGAAGCCGAGAAGATCACGACCGTCCAGCAGGCGATCGATTACATCAACAACAATCTCGGCTGA
- the dnaK gene encoding molecular chaperone DnaK: protein MGKMIGIDLGTTNSCVAVMEGDTTRVIENSEGARTTPSVVAFAEDGEVLVGAPAKRQAVTNPHNTIHGVKRLIGRAFDEDEVQKDIRYVPYKILKADNGDAWVEANGKQMAPPEVSARILQKMKKTAEEYLGEEVTEAVITVPAYFNDSQRQATKDAGRIAGLDVKRIINEPTAAALAYGLDKQRGDQKVAVYDLGGGTFDISIIEIAEVDGEHQFEVLSTHGDTFLGGEDFDLAMINYLAESFKKESGIDLNNDPLALQRLKEAAEKAKIELSAAQQTEINLPYITADQSGPKHLNMKMTRAKLESLVEDLVNRTIEPCKTALKDAGLKASGVNEVILVGGQTRMPLVQKKVEEFFGKQPRKDVNPDEAVAVGAAIQAGVLGGDVKDVLLLDVTPLSLGIETMGGVMTQLIEKNTTIPTKASQVFSTAEDNQSAVTVHVLQGERQMAKDNKSLGRFDLSDIPPAPRGVPQIEVTFDIDANGILNVSAKDKQTGKEQSIEIKASSGLSEDEIEAMVKDAEAHEEEDRKQRELVETRNQADNLIHATEKSLNEYGDQIGADAKQKVEQAVENLREAMKGDDKETIETRTRELSEASGELAQAAQSQAGGEAESGSAEGQQSGKDDEVVDAEFEEVNDNESKKN from the coding sequence ATGGGCAAGATGATCGGTATCGACCTCGGGACGACCAACTCCTGTGTCGCCGTAATGGAAGGTGACACCACCCGGGTGATCGAGAACAGCGAGGGCGCGCGTACTACGCCGTCGGTCGTGGCCTTCGCGGAGGACGGCGAGGTCCTCGTGGGCGCACCGGCGAAGCGCCAGGCGGTGACGAACCCCCACAACACGATTCACGGCGTGAAGCGCCTCATCGGCCGCGCGTTCGACGAGGACGAGGTCCAGAAGGACATCCGTTACGTCCCGTACAAGATCCTGAAGGCCGATAACGGTGACGCATGGGTCGAGGCCAACGGCAAGCAGATGGCGCCGCCGGAAGTGTCCGCGCGCATCCTGCAGAAGATGAAGAAGACGGCCGAGGAGTACCTCGGTGAAGAAGTGACCGAGGCCGTGATTACGGTGCCGGCGTACTTCAACGACTCGCAGCGCCAGGCGACCAAGGACGCCGGCCGGATCGCGGGTCTGGACGTCAAGCGCATCATCAACGAGCCGACCGCGGCCGCGCTGGCCTATGGTCTGGACAAGCAGCGCGGTGACCAGAAGGTCGCGGTGTACGACCTGGGCGGCGGTACGTTCGACATCTCGATCATCGAGATCGCGGAAGTCGATGGCGAGCATCAGTTCGAGGTCCTGTCCACCCACGGCGATACGTTCCTGGGCGGCGAAGACTTCGACCTCGCGATGATCAACTACCTCGCCGAGAGCTTCAAGAAGGAGAGCGGGATCGACCTGAACAACGATCCGCTCGCCCTGCAGCGCCTCAAGGAGGCCGCGGAGAAGGCCAAGATCGAGCTGTCGGCCGCGCAGCAGACCGAGATCAATCTGCCGTACATCACGGCCGATCAGAGCGGTCCCAAGCATCTCAACATGAAGATGACCCGGGCCAAGCTCGAATCGCTGGTCGAGGATCTGGTCAACCGGACCATCGAGCCCTGCAAGACGGCGCTCAAGGATGCCGGCCTGAAAGCCAGCGGCGTCAATGAAGTGATCCTGGTCGGCGGCCAGACCCGTATGCCGCTGGTGCAGAAGAAGGTCGAGGAGTTCTTCGGCAAGCAGCCGCGCAAGGACGTGAACCCGGACGAGGCGGTCGCCGTGGGTGCCGCGATCCAGGCCGGCGTGCTCGGCGGCGACGTCAAGGACGTCCTGCTGCTCGATGTGACGCCGCTGTCGCTCGGCATCGAGACCATGGGCGGCGTGATGACGCAGCTCATCGAGAAGAACACCACGATCCCGACGAAGGCGTCGCAGGTGTTCTCGACCGCCGAGGACAACCAGTCGGCCGTGACGGTCCACGTCCTGCAGGGCGAGCGCCAGATGGCGAAGGACAACAAGTCCCTCGGCCGGTTCGACCTGAGCGACATCCCGCCGGCCCCGCGCGGCGTCCCGCAGATCGAGGTGACGTTCGACATCGACGCGAACGGCATCCTCAACGTCTCGGCCAAGGACAAGCAGACGGGCAAGGAGCAGTCGATCGAGATCAAGGCCTCCAGCGGTCTGTCCGAGGACGAGATCGAGGCCATGGTCAAGGATGCCGAGGCGCACGAAGAGGAAGACCGCAAGCAGCGTGAACTGGTCGAGACCCGCAACCAGGCGGACAACCTGATTCACGCCACCGAGAAGTCGCTCAACGAATACGGCGATCAGATCGGTGCCGACGCGAAGCAGAAGGTCGAGCAGGCGGTCGAGAATCTGCGTGAAGCCATGAAGGGCGACGACAAGGAGACCATCGAGACCCGCACCCGCGAGCTCTCCGAGGCATCGGGCGAACTGGCCCAGGCCGCGCAGAGCCAGGCCGGTGGCGAGGCCGAGTCCGGCAGCGCCGAAGGCCAGCAGAGCGGGAAGGACGACGAGGTCGTCGATGCCGAGTTCGAGGAAGTGAACGACAACGAATCGAAGAAGAACTGA
- the grpE gene encoding nucleotide exchange factor GrpE, whose product MSNEQSAEQRETERDAREETREQGEGETDAPDAPEETTTGEQETESAAASDDPQAEIERLRAELEQAEARADENWQRVLRTEAEKENVRKRAQKDADTARKQAVEKMANELLGVRDSLELGVDAAQQDEADIAKVREGTELTLRMLGQAMEKFDIVEINPLGEKFDPDYHQAMSMQEVEGYESNTVYQVMQKGYRLEDRLLRPALVMVAK is encoded by the coding sequence ATGTCCAACGAGCAGTCCGCGGAACAGCGGGAGACGGAGCGGGACGCCCGCGAAGAGACCCGGGAGCAGGGTGAGGGCGAAACCGACGCCCCGGACGCCCCCGAGGAGACGACCACCGGGGAGCAGGAGACGGAATCCGCCGCCGCGAGCGATGACCCGCAAGCCGAAATCGAGCGCCTGCGCGCCGAGCTTGAGCAGGCCGAGGCGCGCGCGGACGAGAACTGGCAACGCGTGCTGCGCACGGAAGCGGAGAAAGAGAATGTCCGCAAACGGGCGCAGAAAGACGCCGACACCGCGCGCAAGCAGGCGGTCGAGAAAATGGCCAACGAACTGCTGGGTGTTCGTGACAGCCTCGAACTCGGGGTCGATGCCGCCCAGCAGGACGAGGCCGATATCGCCAAGGTGCGCGAGGGCACCGAACTGACCCTGCGCATGCTCGGTCAGGCCATGGAGAAGTTCGACATCGTCGAGATCAATCCCCTCGGTGAGAAGTTCGATCCGGATTACCACCAGGCGATGTCGATGCAGGAAGTCGAAGGCTACGAGAGCAACACCGTGTACCAGGTGATGCAGAAGGGTTATCGCCTCGAAGATCGGCTGCTCCGCCCCGCATTGGTGATGGTCGCCAAATAG
- the hrcA gene encoding heat-inducible transcriptional repressor HrcA codes for MVSSDHTSPLNERSRHLLQVLVEQHIRAGEPIGSRSLARASGLGLSAATIRNVMFDLEEQGYIRAPHTSAGRVPTERGYRLFVDHLLGMKPTGQISAAELREQLQLDADDAPQDLVESVSSFLSGFTSMAGVVTLPRREVSKLRYIEFLPLGEQRVLVILVVNDHEVQNRVIHTDRDYSRSELERATNYLNRQFGGRDLNDVRASLQRELRAARRELDRMMDAVVDMAGKAFSPDTRDRDGANFVLAGETNLMNFEELSDVDKLKSLFETFNRKRDLYDLLERCSQADGLQIYIGRESGYEVLDDLSIVAAPYSQGSDIVGVLGVIGPTRMEYDRVISVVDVTSRLLGAALNSRS; via the coding sequence ATGGTATCCAGCGATCACACCAGCCCGCTGAACGAGCGCAGCCGTCATCTGCTCCAGGTACTGGTCGAGCAGCACATCCGCGCCGGCGAGCCGATCGGATCGCGCAGCCTGGCCCGCGCCTCCGGACTCGGTCTGAGTGCCGCGACGATCCGCAACGTGATGTTCGACCTCGAGGAGCAGGGTTACATCCGCGCGCCCCATACGTCGGCCGGTCGCGTACCGACGGAACGCGGCTACCGGCTGTTCGTGGATCATCTGCTGGGGATGAAGCCCACGGGGCAGATCTCCGCGGCCGAGCTGCGCGAGCAGCTCCAGCTGGATGCCGACGATGCGCCGCAGGATCTGGTCGAGTCGGTTTCCTCGTTCCTGTCGGGGTTCACCAGCATGGCCGGCGTCGTGACCCTGCCCCGACGCGAGGTGTCAAAGCTGCGCTATATCGAGTTCCTGCCGCTCGGTGAGCAGCGGGTGCTGGTGATCCTCGTGGTCAATGATCACGAAGTCCAGAACCGGGTGATCCACACGGATCGCGATTACAGCCGCTCGGAGCTCGAGCGGGCCACCAATTATCTCAACCGGCAGTTCGGCGGCCGCGACCTGAACGATGTGCGTGCCTCGCTGCAGCGCGAACTGCGGGCCGCGCGCCGCGAGCTGGATCGCATGATGGATGCGGTCGTGGACATGGCCGGCAAGGCATTCTCGCCGGACACCCGCGACCGGGATGGAGCGAATTTCGTCCTCGCGGGCGAGACCAATCTCATGAATTTCGAGGAGCTCTCGGACGTCGACAAGCTCAAGTCGCTGTTCGAGACCTTCAACCGCAAACGCGATCTCTACGATCTGCTGGAGCGCTGCTCGCAGGCGGATGGCCTGCAGATCTACATCGGCCGCGAATCCGGCTACGAGGTGCTCGACGACCTCAGCATCGTGGCCGCGCCGTACTCCCAGGGCAGCGACATCGTGGGCGTGCTCGGCGTGATCGGTCCCACCCGCATGGAATACGACCGGGTCATCTCGGTGGTCGACGTGACCTCCCGACTGCTCGGCGCGGCCTTGAATTCCCGTTCGTGA
- the dnaJ gene encoding molecular chaperone DnaJ → MSKRDYYEVLGVGKNASDTEIKKAYRKLAQKYHPDRNPDDEEALEKFREAKEAAEVLSDSQKRAAYDQFGHAGVDGSAGGFGGGGGGGFGGADFSDIFGDMFGDIFGGGRRRGRGADLRYNLEISLEDAVQGTETEIRIPTLVECESCNGSGAKPGSTPKTCGTCRGIGQVRMQQGFFSIQQTCPTCQGSGQQIDDPCGQCRGSGRTEEEKTLSVKVPAGVDTGDRIRLSGEGEPGESGAPAGDLYVEVRVKPHPIFERDGANLICDVPLDIATAALGGEVDVPTLDGRVKLKIPAGTQSERVFRLRGKGVKPVRGGAKGDVLCRARVETPVNLTNRQKEILEELQASFEDDTRKHSPRQNSWLDGVKKFFEDIGL, encoded by the coding sequence ATGTCCAAGCGGGATTATTACGAAGTACTCGGGGTCGGGAAGAACGCCAGCGATACCGAGATCAAGAAGGCGTATCGCAAACTGGCGCAGAAGTATCATCCTGACCGCAATCCCGACGACGAGGAAGCGCTGGAGAAGTTCCGCGAGGCGAAAGAGGCCGCGGAAGTCCTGTCCGATTCCCAGAAGCGTGCCGCCTACGATCAGTTCGGTCATGCCGGCGTGGATGGCAGTGCCGGCGGCTTCGGCGGTGGAGGCGGCGGCGGCTTCGGCGGCGCCGACTTCTCCGACATTTTCGGCGATATGTTCGGCGACATCTTCGGCGGTGGACGCCGCCGCGGTCGTGGCGCGGACCTTCGCTATAACCTCGAGATCAGCCTCGAGGACGCCGTCCAGGGCACGGAAACGGAAATCCGCATTCCGACCCTGGTGGAATGCGAAAGCTGCAATGGCTCGGGCGCGAAGCCCGGCTCGACCCCGAAGACCTGCGGGACCTGTCGTGGTATCGGTCAGGTCCGGATGCAGCAGGGCTTTTTCTCGATCCAGCAGACCTGCCCGACCTGTCAGGGCAGCGGCCAGCAGATCGACGATCCCTGTGGCCAGTGCCGCGGCAGCGGGCGCACGGAAGAGGAGAAGACCCTCTCGGTGAAGGTGCCGGCCGGCGTCGACACCGGCGATCGCATCCGTTTGTCCGGTGAAGGCGAGCCCGGCGAGAGCGGGGCCCCGGCGGGCGATCTCTACGTCGAGGTACGGGTCAAGCCGCATCCGATTTTCGAGCGCGACGGCGCCAATCTGATCTGCGATGTACCGCTCGATATCGCGACCGCCGCGCTGGGCGGCGAGGTGGATGTGCCGACGCTGGACGGGCGCGTGAAGCTCAAGATCCCGGCGGGGACGCAGTCCGAACGGGTCTTCCGGCTGCGCGGGAAGGGCGTGAAGCCGGTCCGCGGCGGCGCCAAGGGCGATGTGCTCTGCCGTGCACGGGTCGAAACGCCGGTGAACCTCACCAACCGCCAGAAGGAAATCCTGGAAGAACTCCAGGCGAGCTTCGAAGATGATACGCGCAAGCACAGTCCGCGCCAGAACAGCTGGCTGGACGGGGTGAAGAAATTCTTCGAAGATATCGGGCTCTGA
- the fabF gene encoding beta-ketoacyl-ACP synthase II translates to MSKRRVVVTGLGAVSPVGNTVETSWESILAGRSGAAPISSFDVSSYSVRFSASVKDFDVSEYLSPKDARKMGLFIHYGMAAGIQAIQDAGIEVTDENRDRIGVSIGSGIGGLPEIEHSVDVLQEGGPRKLSPFFVPATIINMISGNLSIRYGFQGPNISIVTACTTGTHNIGDAARFIEYGDADVMIAGGAENATSPLGLAGFAAARALSTRNDDPEHASRPWDRGRDGFVLGDGAGVLVLEEYEHAKARGARIYAEVSGYGMSADAHHMTQPAANGDGAYRCMRNALVNAGMNPDQVDYVNAHGTSTQVGDVAEVQALKSVFGDHAAALAVSSTKSMTGHLLGAAGGLEAVFSILAIRDQVAPPTINLDDPDEGCDLDFVPHEARSMKIGSVLSNSFGFGGTNGTLVFRQV, encoded by the coding sequence TTGAGCAAAAGGCGCGTAGTGGTTACCGGACTCGGCGCGGTGTCGCCGGTGGGCAACACCGTCGAGACTTCGTGGGAATCCATCCTGGCGGGTCGTTCCGGGGCCGCACCGATATCATCGTTCGATGTATCGTCCTACAGTGTCCGGTTCTCGGCGTCGGTGAAGGACTTCGACGTCTCCGAATACCTGTCCCCGAAGGACGCGCGGAAGATGGGGCTGTTCATCCACTACGGGATGGCGGCCGGTATTCAGGCGATCCAGGACGCGGGTATCGAGGTGACCGACGAGAACCGGGATCGGATCGGTGTTTCGATCGGTTCCGGCATCGGCGGGCTGCCCGAGATCGAACATTCGGTCGACGTCCTGCAGGAGGGCGGTCCGCGCAAGCTGTCACCGTTCTTCGTGCCTGCCACGATCATCAACATGATCTCCGGCAATCTGTCCATCCGCTACGGGTTCCAGGGGCCGAACATCTCCATCGTGACGGCGTGCACGACCGGCACGCATAATATCGGCGATGCCGCACGTTTCATCGAATACGGTGATGCCGATGTCATGATCGCCGGCGGTGCGGAAAATGCCACCTCACCGCTGGGGCTCGCGGGCTTCGCCGCCGCGCGCGCCCTGTCGACCCGCAACGATGACCCGGAGCATGCGAGTCGCCCGTGGGATCGCGGCCGCGACGGGTTCGTGCTGGGCGACGGCGCGGGTGTCCTCGTGCTTGAGGAGTACGAGCACGCGAAGGCGCGCGGTGCACGGATTTACGCGGAGGTCTCCGGCTACGGCATGAGCGCCGACGCGCATCACATGACCCAGCCGGCCGCCAATGGTGATGGGGCGTATCGTTGCATGCGCAACGCACTGGTCAACGCCGGCATGAATCCGGATCAGGTCGATTACGTGAACGCGCACGGGACCTCGACCCAGGTCGGTGATGTCGCCGAGGTTCAGGCGCTGAAGAGCGTATTCGGTGATCATGCGGCGGCACTTGCGGTCAGTTCCACCAAGTCCATGACCGGACACCTCCTCGGTGCCGCCGGTGGTCTGGAGGCGGTCTTCTCAATCCTGGCGATCCGCGATCAGGTCGCACCGCCGACGATCAACCTCGACGACCCGGACGAGGGCTGCGATCTCGATTTCGTGCCCCATGAGGCGCGATCGATGAAGATCGGCAGCGTGCTCTCGAACTCGTTCGGATTCGGCGGGACCAACGGCACGCTGGTGTTCCGTCAGGTCTGA
- the dapB gene encoding 4-hydroxy-tetrahydrodipicolinate reductase — MTRVAINGAAGRMGRNLLAACLEHPELEVSAALEHSGQAALGQDAGVLAGGDPIGVVVTDDVATARFDVVIDFTRPEGTLAMITHCLERQVPIVIGTTGLSPEQRAEVATAGHYIPVLIAPNTGVGINLLSGLVEQAARALGPEYDAEVIEAHHRHKVDAPSGTALYLGEAIATGRGDKLADRAVYAREGHTGERETGEIGFSTIRGGDIVGEHTVLFAGPGERIEITHRASSRMLFARGAVRAAAWMAAQRPGLYDMQDVLGLTR, encoded by the coding sequence ATGACCCGAGTCGCGATTAACGGTGCAGCCGGTCGTATGGGCCGGAATCTGCTGGCCGCCTGCCTGGAACATCCGGAGCTCGAGGTCAGCGCGGCGCTCGAGCATTCGGGGCAGGCGGCGCTGGGGCAGGATGCCGGCGTACTGGCGGGGGGCGACCCGATCGGGGTTGTCGTCACCGACGACGTCGCCACGGCGCGGTTCGATGTCGTGATCGATTTCACCCGGCCCGAGGGGACGCTCGCGATGATTACGCACTGCCTGGAACGGCAGGTGCCCATCGTGATCGGGACCACGGGCCTGTCCCCGGAGCAGCGTGCCGAGGTCGCCACGGCAGGCCACTACATTCCCGTCCTGATCGCTCCCAATACCGGTGTCGGCATCAATCTCCTCTCGGGGTTGGTGGAACAGGCGGCCCGGGCGCTGGGACCGGAATACGACGCCGAGGTGATCGAGGCCCATCACCGGCACAAGGTCGATGCCCCGTCGGGGACGGCCCTCTACCTGGGCGAGGCGATCGCCACCGGCCGCGGCGACAAACTGGCCGATCGGGCGGTCTATGCGCGTGAGGGCCACACGGGCGAGCGGGAGACCGGCGAGATCGGGTTCTCGACCATCCGCGGCGGCGATATCGTGGGTGAGCACACCGTGTTGTTCGCTGGCCCCGGCGAGCGCATCGAAATCACGCACCGGGCATCCAGCCGCATGCTGTTTGCACGGGGCGCGGTCCGGGCGGCTGCCTGGATGGCCGCGCAGCGTCCGGGCCTTTACGATATGCAGGACGTGCTCGGCCTGACCCGTTGA
- the fabD gene encoding ACP S-malonyltransferase encodes MSRIAAVFPGQGSQSVGMLAALSEQWPEVGQTFQEASEALGYDLEAIVRDNPEDRLNQTEYTQPAMLAADVAVARVWSAAGGPEPARAAGHSLGEYAALVQAGALGFADAIRLVAERARLMQNAVPAGEGGMAALLGLDGDRVAEICEHLQTERIVEPVNFNAPGQVVIAGHADAVAQAIEAAREAGAKRAVELPVSVPSHSSLMKDAAASLGEYMADIEFAAPGMPVVHNVDAAEHADVDGIREALRRQLYNPVRWTESVQALRDAGAEVFVELGPGKVLTGLARRIDRSMTAFAVEDPASLEKALDYCRENGA; translated from the coding sequence GTGAGTCGTATTGCAGCCGTTTTCCCGGGCCAGGGCTCACAGAGCGTCGGCATGCTGGCCGCGCTCTCCGAGCAGTGGCCCGAGGTCGGACAGACCTTTCAGGAGGCATCCGAGGCGCTCGGTTATGACCTTGAGGCCATTGTTCGGGACAACCCCGAGGATCGCCTCAATCAGACCGAATATACTCAGCCTGCAATGCTCGCGGCCGACGTTGCGGTCGCGCGCGTCTGGTCGGCGGCGGGGGGCCCGGAACCGGCCCGCGCCGCGGGCCACAGCCTTGGTGAGTACGCCGCGCTCGTGCAGGCGGGCGCGCTGGGCTTCGCGGATGCGATTCGGCTGGTAGCCGAGCGCGCCCGGCTCATGCAGAATGCCGTGCCAGCGGGCGAGGGCGGTATGGCCGCGCTGCTCGGGCTTGACGGCGATCGCGTGGCCGAGATCTGCGAGCATCTGCAGACGGAGCGTATTGTCGAGCCGGTGAACTTCAACGCCCCGGGGCAGGTCGTGATTGCCGGACATGCCGACGCGGTGGCCCAGGCGATCGAGGCGGCGCGCGAGGCCGGCGCGAAGCGTGCGGTCGAGCTGCCGGTGTCGGTACCGTCGCACAGCAGCCTCATGAAGGACGCCGCGGCGAGCCTCGGCGAGTACATGGCCGATATCGAATTCGCTGCACCCGGCATGCCGGTCGTCCACAACGTCGACGCCGCGGAGCACGCGGATGTGGACGGGATCCGTGAGGCGCTGCGGCGACAACTGTACAATCCCGTCCGCTGGACGGAGTCGGTGCAGGCCCTGCGTGACGCCGGAGCGGAAGTCTTCGTCGAACTCGGGCCCGGCAAGGTACTGACCGGTCTGGCAAGACGGATCGATCGGTCTATGACGGCTTTTGCGGTCGAGGATCCGGCAAGCCTGGAAAAGGCACTTGATTACTGCAGGGAGAACGGAGCATGA
- the fabG gene encoding 3-oxoacyl-ACP reductase FabG produces MSLDGDVALVTGASRGIGQAIAQELGRQGATVIGTATSESGAAAIGESLESAGIRGAGRALDVRDSAGVDALVKSIAAEFGPITVLVNNAGITRDNLLMRMKDAEWEEVIDTNLGSIYRVARSCIRGMMKARRGRIVNVASVVAATGNAGQANYAAAKAGMVGFTKSLAQEIGSRGITVNCVAPGFIDTDMTRSLPEASRASLLEEIAVERFGTPQEVAHACAFLASPEASYITGHTLHVNGGLYMS; encoded by the coding sequence ATGAGCCTTGATGGCGATGTAGCGCTGGTCACCGGCGCGAGCCGCGGGATCGGCCAGGCGATCGCGCAGGAGCTGGGACGCCAGGGCGCGACCGTGATCGGCACCGCGACCAGCGAATCCGGCGCCGCGGCGATCGGCGAGAGCCTGGAGAGCGCGGGCATCCGCGGCGCCGGCCGGGCCCTCGATGTGCGCGACAGTGCCGGCGTCGACGCGCTGGTGAAGTCCATCGCGGCGGAGTTCGGGCCGATCACGGTGCTGGTGAACAACGCCGGGATCACGCGCGACAATCTCCTGATGCGCATGAAGGATGCCGAGTGGGAAGAAGTGATCGACACGAACCTCGGATCGATCTACCGTGTTGCGCGGTCCTGTATCCGCGGCATGATGAAGGCGCGGCGGGGCCGGATCGTGAATGTGGCCTCGGTGGTCGCGGCCACCGGCAATGCCGGACAGGCGAATTACGCGGCCGCGAAGGCCGGCATGGTGGGCTTCACCAAGTCGCTCGCGCAGGAAATCGGCAGCCGCGGTATCACTGTCAACTGCGTCGCCCCTGGCTTCATAGACACGGACATGACACGCTCGCTGCCGGAGGCGTCGCGCGCATCATTGCTGGAGGAGATCGCGGTGGAACGCTTCGGAACGCCGCAGGAGGTCGCGCACGCGTGTGCGTTCCTGGCGTCGCCGGAGGCCTCCTACATCACCGGGCACACATTGCACGTGAACGGTGGGCTGTACATGTCGTGA
- the ispG gene encoding flavodoxin-dependent (E)-4-hydroxy-3-methylbut-2-enyl-diphosphate synthase, whose product MSDPLNPIRRHPTVGVPVGDVTVGGDHPVVVQSMTNTDTADIEATVQQVLELAEAGSEIVRITVNSDPAAAAVPHIRERLDAAGCRTPLVGDFHFNGHKLLSNHPACAEALSKFRINPGNVGKGKRRDEQFAQMIEFACHYDKPVRIGVNWGSLDQDLMARLLDENQRRDEPRDLTLINREAVVESAIGSALRAEELGLPRHRIVLSCKMSGVQDLIAVYRDLAARGEWALHLGLTEAGTGSKGIVASTAALSVLLQEGIGDTIRISLTPEPGGPRTREVEVAQHILQSLGLRAFVPSVIACPGCGRTTSTYFQQLAEDIQGHLRRKMPEWKDVYPGVEEMRVAVMGCVVNGPGESRNAHIGISLPGTGERPVAPVYVDGEKTVTLKGDHIAEEFEAIVEDYVERNYGHSDTPA is encoded by the coding sequence ATGAGCGACCCCCTCAACCCCATCCGGAGACACCCCACCGTGGGCGTCCCGGTCGGCGACGTCACGGTTGGCGGCGACCACCCGGTCGTCGTGCAGTCGATGACCAATACCGATACGGCCGACATCGAAGCGACCGTCCAACAGGTGCTCGAACTGGCCGAAGCGGGCTCCGAGATCGTGCGGATCACGGTCAACAGTGACCCCGCCGCGGCGGCGGTACCGCATATCCGTGAACGCCTCGACGCGGCCGGATGCCGCACCCCGTTGGTCGGCGATTTCCATTTCAACGGACACAAACTGCTGTCGAACCACCCGGCCTGCGCGGAGGCGCTGTCCAAGTTCCGGATCAATCCGGGCAACGTCGGCAAGGGCAAGCGCCGCGACGAGCAGTTCGCGCAGATGATCGAGTTCGCCTGTCACTACGACAAGCCCGTGCGCATCGGGGTCAACTGGGGCAGTCTCGACCAGGACCTGATGGCGCGCCTGCTCGACGAAAACCAGCGGCGTGACGAACCGCGCGATCTGACGCTGATCAACCGCGAGGCCGTCGTCGAATCCGCCATCGGCAGCGCCCTGCGCGCCGAGGAACTGGGCCTGCCCCGGCACCGGATCGTGCTGTCCTGCAAGATGAGCGGCGTCCAGGACCTGATCGCGGTCTATCGCGATCTCGCCGCGCGCGGTGAATGGGCCCTGCACCTGGGCCTGACCGAGGCCGGCACCGGCAGCAAGGGGATCGTCGCATCGACGGCGGCGCTGTCCGTGCTCCTGCAGGAGGGCATCGGCGACACCATCCGCATCTCCCTCACGCCGGAACCCGGCGGCCCGCGCACCCGCGAGGTCGAGGTGGCCCAGCACATCCTGCAGAGCCTCGGCTTGCGGGCGTTCGTCCCGAGCGTCATCGCCTGCCCCGGCTGCGGGCGCACCACCAGCACCTACTTCCAGCAGCTCGCGGAAGACATCCAGGGCCATCTGCGCCGCAAGATGCCCGAATGGAAGGATGTCTATCCCGGGGTCGAGGAGATGCGTGTCGCTGTCATGGGCTGCGTGGTCAATGGTCCCGGCGAAAGCCGCAACGCCCATATCGGCATCAGCCTCCCCGGCACCGGGGAGCGCCCGGTGGCGCCCGTGTACGTGGACGGCGAAAAGACGGTCACGCTCAAGGGCGACCATATCGCCGAAGAGTTCGAGGCGATTGTCGAGGACTACGTCGAGCGCAATTACGGGCACAGCGACACCCCGGCGTGA